One genomic window of Polyodon spathula isolate WHYD16114869_AA chromosome 8, ASM1765450v1, whole genome shotgun sequence includes the following:
- the LOC121319357 gene encoding potassium channel subfamily K member 15-like gives MKKQNVRTLSLILCMFSYLLVGAAVFDALESESESARKRILEQKRNGMKKRYRFTDEDYREIEKVVLQTEPHRAGRQWKFAGSFYFAITVITTIGYGHAAPGTDAGKVFCMFYAVLGIPLTLVMFQSLGERMNTFVRYLLWKIKECLGMRKKEVSMENMVLVGFLSCISTLCIGAAVFSHFEGWTFFHAYYYCFITLTTIGFGDFVALQKKEDLQEKTPYVAFSFMYILVGLTVIGAFLNLVVLRFLTMNSEDERRDAEEQESMKREQGMITLSMGEDGRSQSTLFLPMEEGTSRTNLIPLAMDDQEDMQRQRPSKAKPRIGSLWSCMCYRYQNCDSPAPSHHEHSSVYFNSISYKVNGISLSTRDNTALSSPGSRLSPNCCSMREYLRNRRKSV, from the exons ATGAAGAAGCAGAACGTGAGAACGCTCTCTCTGATCCTTTGCATGTTTTCATACCTGCTCGTGGGGGCAGCTGTATTCGATGCCCTGGAATCTGAATCTGAGAGCGCGAGGAAAAGGATCCTGGAGCAGAAACGCAACGGAATGAAGAAGAGGTACCGATTCACCGACGAAGATTATCGAGAGATCGAGAAAGTGGTTTTGCAAACTGAACCCCATCGAGCTGGGAGGCAATGGAAATTCGCCGGCTCGTTTTACTTTGCAATCACAGTAATCACGACTATAG GTTATGGCCATGCTGCACCTGGTACGGATGCTGGGAAAGTATTCTGCATGTTCTATGCGGTCCTGGGCATCCCTCTAACCCTGGTCATGTTCCAGAGTCTGGGTGAAAGAATGAACACTTTTGTTCGGTATCTGCTGTGGAAAATCAAAGAGTGCCTCGGCATGAGGAAGAAAGAGGTGTCCATGGAGAACATGGTGCTGGTTGGCTTTCTGTCCTGCATCAGCACCCTGTGCATTGGAGCAGCCGTGTTCTCTCACTTCGAAGGGTGGACCTTCTTCCACGCTTATTACTACTGCTTCATCACCCTCACCACTATTGGCTTCGGGGACTTTGTGGCCCTTCAGAAgaaagaagacctccaggaaaaGACCCCCTATGTGGCCTTCAGCTTCATGTACATCCTGGTGGGGCTGACTGTCATCGGGGCCTTCCTCAACTTGGTGGTTCTCCGTTTTCTGACCATGAACTCGGAAGACGAGAGGAGGGATGCAGAGGAGCAGGAGTCAATGAAAAGAGAGCAGGGCATGATCACCCTTAGCATGGGGGAAGACGGCAGGAGCCAAAGCACACTCTTCTTGCCCATGGAAGAAGGGACGAGCCGCACCAACCTCATCCCGCTGGCCATGGACGACCAGGAAGACATGCAGAGGCAGCGTCCTTCCAAAGCCAAGCCCCGGATCGGCTCATTATGGTCCTGCATGTGTTACCGTTATCAGAACTGTGACAGCCCTGCCCCCTCGCACCACGAGCACAGCTCGGTGTACTTCAACTCCATTTCCTACAAGGTCAATGGTATTTCTCTGAGTACACGAGACAACACAGCCTTGTCCTCCCCAGGAAGCAGACTATCCCCCAACTGCTGCAGCATGAGGGAGTACCTGAGAAACAGAAGAAAGTCTGTGTAG
- the LOC121319355 gene encoding TLD domain-containing protein 2-like: MLRAMHYSPLVNHLNEAPVSEESSDEDDKERETYRSTGAGENSSNSSLGAENTCRPPGISNEDSCEPILTEESKVLLGEQIKQIAIHFPPRLTGCTWTLAYSTMNHGTSLRTLYRSMHGLDCSTFIAIKDADGQVFGAFCSSPLRVSDCFYGTGETFLFSFSPELQVFKWTSENSFFVKGNLESFAFGGGRGIFGLWLDGDLYHGRSLMCDTFNNDILSKTEDFFVHVLEVWTLN, encoded by the exons ATGCTCAGAGCGATGCATTACTCCCCGTTG GTCAACCATCTCAATGAGGCCCCAGTGTCTGAAGAGTCCTCGGATGAGGATGATAAAGAACGTGAAACCTACAGGTCAACAGGAGCCGGTGAGAACTCTTCTAACAGCAGCCTCGGTGCTGAGAACACGTGCCGACCCCCAGGCATCAGCAACGAGGATTCCTGCGAGCCTATACTAACTGAGGAGAGCAAGGTGCTGCTGGGGGAGCAGATTAAACAG ATCGCCATACACTTTCCTCCAAGACTCACAGGATGCACTTGGACCCTGGCGTACAGCACTATGAATCATGGAACCAGCCTGAGGACCCTGTACAGATCCATGCATGGACTCGATTGCTCCACATTTATAGCCATTAAAGATGCCGATGGCCAG GTGTTTGGTGCCTTCTGTTCCAGTCCATTGAGGGTCAGTGACTGTTTCTATGGAACAGGAGAGACTTTTCTTTTCTCATTCTCGCCAGAACTTCAG GTATTTAAATGGACAAGTGAAAACTCCTTCTTTGTCAAAGGGAATCTAGAATCTTTTGCTTTTGGGGGAGGGAG GGGAATTTTTGGATTATGGCTGGATGGAGACCTCTACCATGGAAGAAGCCTTATGTGTGATACTTTTAACAATGACATTTTGTCCAAAACAGAAGATTTCTTTGTGCATGTCTTGGAAGTATGGACTCTTAACTGA